Proteins encoded in a region of the Anopheles ziemanni chromosome 2, idAnoZiCoDA_A2_x.2, whole genome shotgun sequence genome:
- the LOC131283953 gene encoding protein phosphatase 1 regulatory subunit 42-like produces MTKHKVFSKKAKTNLTHLYLNDKNMTKINTIYPTKNILVLYLHNNQISKIEKLGAFAHLTHLYLQWNNLRKIENLESLKNLKQLYLGYNKITRLENLGGLKKLEQVHIERQQLDGTMRFEFDPECLCALANHLKVLNIKKLKLANIDALEPLWKLEILLASENNFKSTEDVTPVVSALYSLRVLDLQGCSAQRDVHYREKVTAAAGHKLLLLDGKMISQSTRNFIKNFQNVKLEKQRRASEKPKTAENTSKSSFESVSERSSGAGGSGGGGGGGSGGSGGFVDPFSAALPHQFPGNSLFQVSTRRPVCTRVLRKPIKSPLLTKTMSANFCDEMAFRSNELHPAAAVVMLQGKEIKAGVPVFKDKLRAHRKIQSLPTIDH; encoded by the exons ATGACCAAGCATAAAGTATTCTCCAAAAAAGCCAAGACTAACCTAACCCATCTGTATTTGAATGACAAAAATATGACTAAAATT aacacCATCTATCCAACCAAAAATATTCTGGTGCTATACTTGCATAACAACCAAATTAGTAAAATCGAGAAACTCGGCGCGTTCGCACATCTCACGCATCTCTATCTACAGTGGAACAACCTGCGGAAGATCGAAAACCTGGAAAGCTTGAAAAATCTAAAACAGCTCTATTTGGGCTACAACAAAATCACACGGTTGGAGAATTTGGGTGGTTTGAAAAAACTCGAACAGGTTCACATCGAACGCCAGCAACTCGACGGAACGATGCGGTTCGAGTTCGATCCCGAGTGTCTTTGCGCTTTAGCG AACCATCTAAAGGTGCTTAACATTAAGAAACTGAAGCTCGCCAACATTGACGCCCTGGAGCCCTTGTGGAAGCTGGAGATTCTACTCGCCTCCGAGAACAATTTTAAGTCCACCGAAGACGTGACACCAGTCGTTAGTGCACTGTATTCGCTGCGCGTGCTGGATCTGCAGGGATGTTCGGCACAGCGGGACGTCCATTATCGGGAGAAAGTTACCGCTGCGGCAGGCCATAAGCTGT TGCTCTTGGATGGGAAAATGATATCCCAGTCGACGCGCAACTTTATCAAAAACTTCCAAAACGTCAAGCTGGAGAAGCAACGGCGGGCCAGCGAGAAGCCCAAGACGGCCGAAAACACCTCAAAATCATCCTTCGAGAGTGTCAGCGAACGGAGCAGCGGAGCTGGTGgaagcggtggtggtggcggtggcggaagTGGCGGTAGTGGAGGATTCGTTGATCCATTCAGTGCCGCCCTGCCGCATCAATTTCCCGGCAACTCACTGTTCCAAGTGTCGACCCGGCGGCCAGTCTGCACGCGCGTACTCCGGAAGCCGATCAAGTCTCCGCTGCTCACGAAAACCATGTCGGCCAACTTTTGCGACGAGATGGCGTTCCGCTCGAACGAACTACATCCGGCCGCGGCCGTCGTCATGCTGCAGGGCAAGGAGATTAAGGCGGGAGTGCCGGTTTTTAAGGACAAGCTGCGTGCCCATCGAAAGATACAGTCGCTGCCAACGATTGATCATTGA
- the LOC131283965 gene encoding proteasome subunit alpha type-5 isoform X1, with protein MFLTRSEYDRGVNTFSPEGRLFQVEYAIEAIKFGSTAIGISTPEGVVMAVEKRITSSLMEPSKVEKIVEVDRHIGCATSGLMADSRTLLDRARVECQNHWFVYNERMSVESCAQAVSNVAIQFGDGDDTDSAMSRPFGVAILFAGIENGEPQLWHMDPSGTYIRFDAKAIGSGSEGAQQNLQEYYLPTMTIKEAINLALSTLKQVMEEKLNSTNVEVMTMTPDALFRMFTKEEVEEYINNMS; from the exons atgttCCTGACCCGCTCCGAATACGATCGCGGTGTGAACACCTTCTCCCCCGAGGGACGCCTGTTCCAGGTCGAGTATGCCATCGAGGCAATCAAATTTGGGTCCACAGCTATCGGCATCAGCACACCAGAGG GTGTCGTGATGGCGGTGGAGAAAAGAATTACCTCATCCCTGATGGAACCCTCGAAGGTGGAGAAAATCGTAGAAGTAGATCGCCACATCGGATGCGCTACGTCCGGCCTGATGGCTGACTCGCGGACTCTGCTGGACCGGGCTCGCGTCGAGTGTCAGAACCATTGGTTCGTGTACAACGAGCGTATGTCGGTGGAATCGTGCGCGCAGGCCGTGTCCAATGTTGCCATTCAGTTTGGCGATGGTGACGATACGGATTCGGCCATGAGTCGTCCGTTCGGGGTGGCTATTCTTTTTGCCGGTATCGAGAACGGAGAACCTCAGCTGTGGCACATGGATCCCTCCGGTACATACATACGGTTCGATGCGAAGGCGATCGGTTCTGGTAGTGAAGGAGCGCAGCAGAATTTGCAA GAGTACTATCTGCCCACAATGACGATAAAAGAGGCGATCAACCTGGCCCTTAGCACTCTCAAGCAGGTCATGGAAGAGAAGCTGAACTCTACGAACGTAGAAGTTATGACCATGACCCCGGACGCACTGTTTAGAATGTTCACCAAGGAGGAGGTTGAGGAGTACATCAACAATATGAGCTAA
- the LOC131283965 gene encoding proteasome subunit alpha type-5 isoform X2, whose translation MGKIKRKKMFLTRSEYDRGVNTFSPEGRLFQVEYAIEAIKFGSTAIGISTPEGVVMAVEKRITSSLMEPSKVEKIVEVDRHIGCATSGLMADSRTLLDRARVECQNHWFVYNERMSVESCAQAVSNVAIQFGDGDDTDSAMSRPFGVAILFAGIENGEPQLWHMDPSGTYIRFDAKAIGSGSEGAQQNLQEYYLPTMTIKEAINLALSTLKQVMEEKLNSTNVEVMTMTPDALFRMFTKEEVEEYINNMS comes from the exons ATGGGGAAgattaaaaggaaaaag atgttCCTGACCCGCTCCGAATACGATCGCGGTGTGAACACCTTCTCCCCCGAGGGACGCCTGTTCCAGGTCGAGTATGCCATCGAGGCAATCAAATTTGGGTCCACAGCTATCGGCATCAGCACACCAGAGG GTGTCGTGATGGCGGTGGAGAAAAGAATTACCTCATCCCTGATGGAACCCTCGAAGGTGGAGAAAATCGTAGAAGTAGATCGCCACATCGGATGCGCTACGTCCGGCCTGATGGCTGACTCGCGGACTCTGCTGGACCGGGCTCGCGTCGAGTGTCAGAACCATTGGTTCGTGTACAACGAGCGTATGTCGGTGGAATCGTGCGCGCAGGCCGTGTCCAATGTTGCCATTCAGTTTGGCGATGGTGACGATACGGATTCGGCCATGAGTCGTCCGTTCGGGGTGGCTATTCTTTTTGCCGGTATCGAGAACGGAGAACCTCAGCTGTGGCACATGGATCCCTCCGGTACATACATACGGTTCGATGCGAAGGCGATCGGTTCTGGTAGTGAAGGAGCGCAGCAGAATTTGCAA GAGTACTATCTGCCCACAATGACGATAAAAGAGGCGATCAACCTGGCCCTTAGCACTCTCAAGCAGGTCATGGAAGAGAAGCTGAACTCTACGAACGTAGAAGTTATGACCATGACCCCGGACGCACTGTTTAGAATGTTCACCAAGGAGGAGGTTGAGGAGTACATCAACAATATGAGCTAA